The DNA window CCCACTGTCCTGCTTCTGCAATGAGAATGCTTGGATTTGCACCTATTAGAGAGATGCTTGATGCTGGTATTTGTGTTTCCATTGGAACAGATGGAGCTCCGTCAAATAATAGAATGAGCATAGGTTTGTTTCTGTCCAGAAATTCTAACAAGTTATAcattatttcatctttttaccATACGTGTAGTGGGCAATCAGTcactgtaacggcccaagcccacttctagtggatattgtcctctttaggctttccctttcgggcttcccctcaaggtttttaaaacgcgtctgctagggagaggttttcaaacccttataaagaatgtttcgttctcctccccaaccgatgtgggatttcacaatccacccccctggggctcagtgtcctcgctgacactcattctcttctccaatcgatgtgggactccccaatcCATCCATctttgaggcccagcgtccttgttggcacaccgcctcgtgtccaccccccttcgaggcttagCCTCCTCTTTGGCATtatcgcctggtgtctggctgtaataccatttgtaacatattgtgagatcccacatcgattggggaggagaacgaaacattttttataggggtatgaaaacctctccctagcagacgcgttttaaaaaccttgagagaaagcccgaaagagaaagctcaaagaggacaatatcggctaaaAGTAGGCTTAGACCGTTACAGTCACATTGTGGTGACCACCTAGAATCGTTTTTCATCAAATCGTATCACTTTAGAACTGACACATTCTCTTGAAAACACCTCACCTTTAAGGATTATCTTGGCACACCCTCACATGCAGATCCAACTAAACCTTTTATATTGGATATCATATGGACTTCAATGAGTATATATTCTAGGTCTATTGCCATTATTGTTTTACCCAAGTGGTGATTGTAACATAACAATGTAAAGATGTAGACAATTTTGATCAGTACACAGTAACCTCAAGTTTATACGTTCGTCGTCGTGAAGAAAGTTATCACATGGCACAAGAACAATGGTAGTTGATGAACTAAATGGCTATATATTTTGCAGTTGATGAGATGTACCTTGCATCACTCATTAATAAAGGCCGGGAAGTGTTTGTAAATGGAACAACCAATCCCTCTGTTCTTCCTGCTGAAGTAGTTCTACAAATGGTGACAATAAATGGTGCAAAATCAGTGCTTTGGGAGAATGAAATAGGATCACTTGAAGTTGGGAAGAAGGTAATATTTCTTTGACCTTGTAGCCTCCTGGCTCGACTCCGTTCTCTgcagtcctcgaacaaagtacactttttgttcgacacttgagtcattttttttactacatggctaagttaagggcatgactctgataccatgttaggaaccacgacctTCCACAACGGTATAATacggtataatattgtccacttcgagtataagctctcatggctttgcttttggttttcccaaaatgtctcgtaccaatagagatgtattccttacttataaacccacgatcaccttcttaattagccaatgtaggactccctcccaaccatcctcaacagTGACACGAACTGTTCTACTAGACCTATAAACTCATttgtacaaagaaaaaagcaaTGGTTGAGCAAGTAACGCCACCTGTTACTTTCAAACGCTCGAGGATGATTTGTTTTACTATCTTGATTGTAGGCGGATATGGTTGTGATCAATCCTTCCTCTTGGTCCATGGTTCCTGCCCATGACAGGTATTCATTTCCTTGAGCTTTTATGACATGTTTTGTCACTCTCACTTGAGCTGAGAATTGTAAATGAACTGATGGCATTGCCTAATTGATATTGCAGTATTTCATGCCTTGTCTACAGCATGAGGACTGAAAATGTTGTCTCTGTAATGTGCAATGGCCGGTGGATAATGAAAGACAAGAAGATCGTTAATGTAAACGAGGTACTTCATCTCGATTTTTCGTTGTTAAACATGATAAACGTTGCTTTATTTCGGGTATACGTAGCTTTAATTGATTTAACATGTGCAACCCGAAATTTGGGTGGACAGGAAGATGTAATATTGATGGCAAAAAAGGCTTGTAAGGAACTGGTTGAGAGAGCAGGAATAAGAATTCCGAACAGAATGAACTTCATCTAATCGCCAGCAGGTTATGTTCAGTTtcttggttttgattttgatcaaaCTGTTTAAGCTTTGCGTATGGAACTGATGCTTTGTTGTGTTTAAGTGTTTGAATGAATTGATATCTTTGAGTTATGTATTAGCCACTTTATCATTAAGTTTCTCTATACAAACTCATCCATTTAAGGAGTTTTGAGTACCATTTTTGTTCTGGGAGGTCCCATATGCATCGAGAATAGGAAAGGGGCGTCTTAAGAGCTCAAGTCCACAGCTAGCGTGTTCCTATTTGGACTTACGTTCCATATACATCGAGAATAGGAAGGAAGTATGTAAGAGTTCAAGCCCACggttagccgatattgtcttttttgggcttagGTCCCCGAGAATAGGAAGGAAGTAGATAAGAGTTCAAGCCCACTTTTAGCcaatattgtctttttgggTTTAGGTCCTGTATATAATCGAGAATAAGAAGAAAGcgtgtaacagtccaaatcCTCAGTTGGtatatattgtcctttttgggttttttcttctttggttttttttaaggttttaaaacaagtctattagaaagaggttttcacacccgtACAAGGAacgtttcgttcccttctccaaccgacgtgggggGGTCTCACAAAGCGAGGAAAGTTTTATCTTCATTGTCTAAACGAAGATTATATTCTCGGTCATCGCGCACACttatagattatttatttattatttttaatatactttaataaattttattaattgaagagataatattgaaatttaaattattaaaaattaagatggtttagtttttaaataatgttataatattaaaaaatttaaattttatatttgtaataggaagaaaattgtttttaactacataaaggaaaaaagaaatcccACGTGCGGTGAACAGAGGCAGAATGCTGACGTGGTGAGATTGTGGGCGATACCAATACGAAAGCAGCCACGTCATCTTAAGGTTCCGCTGAAGAAGATTCCAGAAGTGAGTCCCGCGGGCATATTTTGAATCTTCCCGAAACTTCTCAATTTTTCGAACCTTTCTGCAAATCCATTTCCCCCCATATATATAGCAGTCGGCCATGTCCCCTGTTCTTCATCGGAGACATTTTATCTGCATTTGCGCACAAGAAGGTCATCTATTCACTCGAGAAAGTTCTGTCTGTGCTTTTCCTGATCTGTTTtcttctagattttttttgaatcCTCAATTGTAATGGAGAGTCCCTTCTTCAGGAATCACTGGAACTACTACCCTCAACGCCCTCTGTATGTTCCTAGCATGATGGAAATTCCGGTGCATCGGCGAACTGTGCCGGTGGTTCCGAAGGTGGTTTCGATTCCTGTCCGTTTTGTTGAGTCGAGGAAGAGCAGATCTGACTCGGCCACCAAAATCCAAACGGTTTTCAGAGGTTTTCTGGTGAGGAAGAGCGTGAAGAAGGTTGTGGCGATTGAGAGAGAAGTAAATGAGATACAGAGGAGGCTTGCGAATGAAGAGACTGTGGATTTGATTCGGAAGGATGGTAAGGAGAGAATTAGGTTTGGTGAGATGCTGATGAGTTTGCTGTTTAGGTTGGATTCGGTGAAAGGCGTGGATATTGGAATTAGGAATTTCAGGAAGGCAGTGATCAAGAAGGCTATTGCGCTGCAGGAGAAGGTCGATTCAATTGCTGCTGTGGATGAAGCTACTCATGTCGTCCATGAGACTCTTGATGCTGCGACGGCCAAATGTGATTCTGAAGCTGTTGATCGGAGCTCAGGAATGGATATTTCTGGTGCAAGGGAAATCAGTGCGGAAGAAACTCCGGATCTCAAGGATAGAATTCCAGAGCTTGAAGATGAGAGTTGTACTGCAAAAATGGCAAACAGCGAACCAGTTGACGGTTGTGATGATGATAGAGCAGAAATTGAATCTGTTGAATCTGCCGATGATTGCAATGAGCGTGGAAACGTAGATGAGGTAGCATTAACGCCTTGTTACATTGAAAAGGAGGGAGCAATTATCGAGGAATCTACGGCTTGTTCTATGGAATCGAATGCTGATCTGGAAGCTCCTGTTCCAGATGATGATATACCGAAACCTCAAGTTTCAGAGCAAGGCAAGAACTCGCCAGGAAAAGATGAGGTGCCTGCAGAAGTTGACAACGACATGATGCATAGGGAGGTTGAGGCGGCAGGAGAGTACGCCGAAATGAGTGACGCTGAAAGTCAGACGGATTCGTCTAATAACCCACCGAACTTAGACAATGGGGTTGCAGAATATGGAGCTGTGGATCAAAGGGAGGGCAGTGGAAATGAAGAGGAGCCAgtagacgaagaagaagaagaagatagcAGAGTGAAGGGAGGAGAAGAACATGGGGAGAGTAGAGAGCTTCTTGAGAAGATGATGGTGGACAACAAGAGAATGATGGAGATGATGGCGCAGCTGTTTGAAAAAAACGAAATGCAGTCACGATTGTTAAGCTCACTGTCCCATAGGGTTGAGCAGTTAGAGAAGGCACTTGTTCTTGAGATgctaagaaagaagaagaggaggaacaGCACAGATTGCTCCCAAAAATGCcccaaaacaaagaaaaatggtaaatGATGACAGTAATTATGCATGCTCACTTGTTGCTAAAATTTGTAAATGCTTCTTTTAGTTATTTCATTGCATGCTCACTTGTTGCTGTTTCTGATCTCCTGGCAACTTCTGCAGTATATGTTGTTCCAATTTCACTGGTTCTGTGATTTGAGAGTTGTAGTAGAGTAGACTTTTAACACACCATTAAAGCAGTTCCGTTCATTATACTTTCCAAACCCAAGGGAAGTTCTGGAAAAGAGATCAAATAAATGTACTTTTGGGTTGAATTGAAGGGCGTTTGATCGTATCACATGAAACTGGATCCTCTGTTTCAGATCATTGTTTTCGTAGCCTCAATCTGATTAGTTCAGTTATTTACAAGACATGTGATCCGTAGCTTTATTCCACAACTTTTTGATGTTGTGGTCTCTTCTTTCTCATCATTCTAAGCTTGCTTGGACTTCAAAGTGTATCTGTTTCTTTAATTCACAGATTAGATGACAGCTCAAAATGGGCTTCTACAATGGTTCTGTAAATGTCGGTTGTCATGAAGGTTTTTGCAGTGAGAATGGAGATCATGATCTGGGTTGAAAGTGGCAGCTCAGCTCCCACAACGTTGGAGGTATCTTTAGAAATGCCCAATCGTTACTTAGAATTCAACCCCACAAGGGAGGAACTTCTGAAAGCGTTCTATTgctgtttgttttttcaaCTTCATGCCCCTAATTCTATGTTCCTGCTTATCATATTTTCTACCTTACTTATACTCATGCTTATTCATGATGTACGATTAAATCGTTGAACTTGTTGAACCCTTTTATTTACTTGAACCCTTTTATTTACTGtcatgttgtattattttctttaagtttttttttttttttgtttgattgtcTGTTAAACCTAAATTGCTTCAAAATGCTATCAAAGAATTAACTAGTCATCAAACCTTCCTCGACTttgtaatctttttttatttaaatgttctCATTGCAATCGAATTTTATAATgtttacttttaaatgtttagAATGATTTTACTTATCCACGtttctctaaaatattttttcgcAAGAGGTAGCTCGAAATAGAATTGTTCGTGAAGTTCGATTTTGactctaaaatattttctcgCAAGAGGTAGCTCGAAATAGAATTGTTCGTGAAGTTCGATTTTGACACAACTGGCGTATTCATTGGATTAGATAAAGCAACCTATAATTCCTAATtcatggtaaaaaaaaaattaaaaaaaaaaaaaagtacgaaactaagaattaaaaatgaaaattttgaaataaataagccTTCAAACTGGAATAATTGaaacctttttatttattaaaataatctaaaattaaataaataaaaataaaattttagaaagtttAAGGGCATGACTTGATTGTTATGAGATTAAACCgatattttgatgaaattagGCGACGAAAAAATGCCGACGTGAAGAAAATGATGTCACGTGCGGTGAACGGATGGGAATGCTGACGAATCCATTGGCCGGTTCCCAGTACGAAAGCAGCCACGTCATCTTAAGATTCCATTGATGCGAAATCACCATTCGCAGAAGAAGATTCCAGAAGCGAGTCCCACGCGCCACGGgcattttttgaatcttcccGAGACTTCCCGATATTTCGAAATTTCTTCTCGAACCAATCTGCAAATCCATTTTCCCCCCCATATATAGCAATCGGCCATATCCCCTGTTCTTCATCGGAGACATTTTATCTTCATCTATTCACTTGAGAAAGTTCTGTCTGTACTTTTCCTCATCTGCTTTCTTCTAGAAATTTTTTGAGTCCTCAGTTGTGATGGAGAGTCCCTTCTTCAGAAATCACTGGAACTACCACCCTCAACGCCCTCGATATGTTCCTAGTATGATGGAAACTCCGGTGCATCGGCGAGCTGTGCCGGTGGTTCCGAAGGTGGTTTCGATTCCTGTCCGTTTTGTCGAGTCGGAGAAGAGTAGATCTGACTCGGCCACCACAAATGGAAGGTTTTCAGAGGTTTTCTGGTGAGGAAGAGCGTGAAGAAGGTTGTGGCGATTGAGAGAGAAGTAGATGAGATACAGAGGAGGCTCGCGAATGAGGAGACTGTGGATTTGATTCGGAGGGATGGTAAGGAGAGAATTAAGTTTGGTGAGATGCTGATGAGTTTGCTGTTACGGTTGGATTCGGTGAAGGGCGTGGATTTTGGAATTAGGAATTTCAGGAAGGCAGTGATCAAGAAGGCTATTGCCTTGCAGGAGAAGGTCGATTCAATTGCTGCTGTGGATGAAGCTACAGATATCGTCCATGAAACTCTCCAAGCTGCGCCTGCCAAATGTGATTCTGAAGCTGTTGATCGGAGCTCGGGAATGGATATTTCTGGTGCAAGGGAGGTTGGTGTGGAAGAAACTCCGGATCTCAAGGATAGAATTCCAGAGCTTGAAGATGAAAGTTGTACtgcaaaaatggaaaacagTGAACCTGCTGACGGTTGTGATGATGATAGAACAGAAATTGAATCTGTTGAATCTGCCGATGATTGCAATGAGGATGGAAACGTAGATGAGGTAGCATTAACGCCTCGTTACACTGAAAAGGAGGGAGCAATTATCGAGGAATCCACGGCTTGTTCTATGGAATCGAATGCTGGTCTGGAAGCTCCTGATGCAGATGATGATACACCGAAACCTCAAGGTTCAGAGCAAGGCAAGAACTCGCCAGGAAAAGACGAGGTGCCTGCAGAAGTTGACAGCGACATGATGCATAGAGAGGTTGAGGCGGCAGAGGAGTACGCCGAAATGAGTGAAGCTGAAAGTCAGACGGATACGTGTAATAATCCGCCGAATTTCGACAATGGGGTTTCAGAATATGGAGCTGTAGATCAAAGGGTGGGCAGCGGAAATGAAGAGGAaccagtagaagaagaagaagaagaagaagaagatagcAGAATGAAGGGAAGAGAAGAGCATGGGGAGAGCAGAGAGCTTCTTGAAAAGATGATGGTGGACAATAAGAGAATGATGGAGATGATGACGCAGCTGTTTGAGAAGAACGAAATGCAGTCACGATTGTTAAGCTCACTGTCCCATAGGGTTGACCAGTTAGAAAAGGCACTTGTATATGAGATgctaagaaagaagaagagaaggaataGCATAGATTGCTCCGAAAAATGCcccaaaacaaagaaaagtgGTAAATGATGACAATATTGTGATCAGTTTACTGTTGCTAGAGTTTCGAAATGCAATTCTTAGTAATTTTGTTGAATCCTTGCTTGTTGCTTTCATCACATGAAGGCAATTCTGTTCATACCCTTGCACAATTACTTGTGTCAATCTGCGTTGAGGAATGTTCTTGATAGGTCATCATATGAAATTATCTTTTGCACTAATCGGAAGAATCTGCAAAAACAAGCACAAATGGAAGGACAAGTTACACTGTTCTATTCAGAATCCCCCAGCTAATTGAAAGAGCTGGAACGTGTGTTTTTTGGGGCCTTGTACACCATTGAGACTGTTAGATTAAGATATCCATCGATTTTGAAACAGATGTGCTACAGTTTTGCCTTTAATCCACTCCAACTCGGtggaagaaagagagatttcatTGGCTAATACTGATACTGCATCAATTGCTCCTTTATATCCGCATTCAAGAACGACGAATGGGAAGTCACTGTAACAAACACGACATATTCAAATCATCATACTTGTAAAGCATGCCTTCATGTCTAAACctgcaaattttttttatctttaacaGGGGAACTGAAATCAATACCTCCCCCACATTATGCGGTTAGCTCCAAAGCTGGATACAATTTGAGAGAGGAGGTGGGACAAATCTTGGTATGGAAATGGCCTTCTTGACACCCTAAATAGTGCACTGAATTTCACATATATCTATCACAAACAGAAACATAGATATCACGATTTAGGATGATTTCAAGAGTACAATAGTATTATGATTGCATGGACTCGAAGAAGGGGAGCATGGGAGTCGGTGGTGAATGGatttagggaggagaacaaatgaTGGAAAGATTTCGGTATGTTACAAGGTTCAGAATTGCATTGACTCCATGTTTTTGTTCAGGTTCAGGATTTCGTTCATTTACACACTCGATTCTTGTTATCAGAATTAACTTTGTGACCTTAAAATCGCCTCCCAGGTTTACAGGAGAAGAAACCAAGCCAGATGATCAGAATATCTTTAAGGTCACTTTTACCTGGGGAAAACTTGCAAGCTCCAAAAGCTGGGAAATTGCAAGACTGTCTTCTTCATTTCTGCACAAGGTTAGTAAATTGTAGGATTAGCTTTAACGAAACAAGTATTAGAATTAATGAAACGACCATTTTGTTGGCTTACTCGGGTGGTTTGCAGAAACCCAAGTGATCAAGCAGAACATTGGTTGAAGGGAACTCTGTGCAGAGCTCTTTTATCTCTTCAACGTGAAGGCTTAGACCCTGAAAGGATTTACCTCTTATCATATCTTTGCTGATAGGAAGCCCATTAGGGTACATTTGAAACTACCTTCATGCACATAAAACCCACAGGAATCCCAAGTTTTCCTGCAGTAGAGAACAACGCTTTCCCCACCTCATTTGTCATCTGCATATATCATTAAACATGTCTAAGTAGGAAGTAGGAAGTAGATCAGAGCAATCGGGATGAAACCTTTTGACCTGATGGCCATAAGTATGGATTAAAGCGAACAGCGGAGTATCCATCCTATAAGGAAAAGAGAACACATCAAAATCATTTCGCTGAGTTAGAACAGGAGTAGATGTTGTTTGATAGGAGAAGTAGCCGAAGACCTTCGTTACAAGATGTTCCAGCAGCTGAATTCCACTTCCATCTTCTGCTGGATTTGCTAGGCAACAACCAACGAATTTGTTGGGATACTTATTAATTACGCTGTCCATAGAAGATTTGGGATGAAGAAGTACTTTGGGATGTCACAGTTAATTGAACATCTAACATCCTTCTTTGACAGCACTCAAAACTGACCTGGTCACATAAGAGTGATCAAATTTATGGTTGATCGGCTGGACGATAAGCGCACCATCTACTCCTGCTTCTTCCATGGACTGATATTTGTTTCGGACAGATTGAAGAAAATGCTGTCAAAATTTATAGCCTCCTAGAAAACCCATATGGTAAATATGGTTTGCAGTAAATGATGATTACTTCATGTGGGTGGATCTTGGATTTAGACGAGTGTTCTAGCTGTTCctttattatatgttttaacttaatgagtttggaTTAGCTGATTATTTCTCTTTGTCACAGGTATCAATCCAGAGATTCAAATATGAAGAGTTGAATTCTGTGAGATGTCATTGAAACAGCCTTCTCCGTAATTCCACAATAGGTATAATGTTGTCgctttatgaaattattctTAGTTGAACCCAGGAGGACCTCATATGAAATGCTATCATTTGGGTATACAACATGAATGCATCTGTGATTAGAATCTGTGATTAGAATggtataacagctcaagctcatcgTTAGAAAATATTCtcttttgaacttttcattttAGACTTTCTCGGAAGGTTTTAAAAAGTCTCTAATGGGAAGACGTTTCTACGTCCTTGTAATGCTTCCTTCCCTGatcccctctccaatccaTGTGGGATCGGGTGAATGCTTATATTAGTGAATCAAGATGAAGATAAATGGGAGGATTACCTGGAGCAAGAAATCGAGGTGCCCTGTTAGGGTGGGTTCTTGGCCTGGAAAGTAAGGGTATTTTGCAGCAGCCTAGAGAGTGAATCGAGTAAAATGGGAGTCAGCATAGGTTATCATGCTTATACAACAGAGATTGAGGAATGAATGATTCGATTTTACCTCTTGTGGAGATGCCCAGACATGGAGATGCGAATCGATAACTTTGCCATCAgtagcagaagaagaaggtgatgatgaagaagaacatgGCATGTTGAGTTTGAAATTAGGGTTGCTgctggtggtggtggtggtggtggtggtgaatTGAGATGCGGATATTGTGGGAGCGGCAGAGGAATTCCTGGAAGAAGATGGCGATAGCGAGGAACGATGAGAGCGGAGAGAAGATGGCAGTGAAACAAGTTTCAGCCTCGCTGCCATTGCCACTCCCACCGCCATTTTAGATAAGGAAGTAACGATTCCCCCACGCaagtttgttttaaaaatcaaataaataaataaaatctccaAAATGTCCAAAATAacctttttcattaatttagtatcaaatattattatttgtaaaaattagtaacaaaaataggatttaattaatctaaaattaaagaaataatcttttttttatttttaagaaaaggaaaatggggAAAAAGTTGAAAGTGACGGGTTGTTTGGGGTGGGGGGAAGGGGAAAAGGGAAGAGAAAGGCGGGGTGTGTTATTAATTATTGGAAAGTGGTAAAGCCGACAGGATGAAGACACGTGTATTGAGAAATTGCGTTGCAGCCCATAAACCAACCAATATTTCTGAAAGCGACCCAACATCCTCTCCTTCTAACTTCACCTTTTCCCAATTTCCCTCTTTTCTTCATACTTTCAACATTCTTCAATCAAATTCCTTTCTTTATACCTCAATTTGataacaaagaaattaaagatatgACGAAATAGAGCTTAGTTCAACTTAATTAGCTAAGGTATGTACACATTctcgataaaaaaaagttagaaatcTGATATCTCTCAACCTTTCatattgaactttaaaaaacgAAGATGCAATAGGGTTTTGTTCAACTTAACCAGTTAAGGTACGTACACGTTCTcaacaaagaaattagaaatttgatATCGATATCTCTCGACCATAATGGTCAGTTCAACTTAGCCAGTTAGGATACATGTCCTCGGTAtattgaagagagaaaaatgatgaGTTGAGTTGATTATGTACCTTCATTATTATGATTGTACAAGTTAGAATCTAAATGAAGCCATGTATTTTGATTGATGAAGCCATGTCTCAGTATCAACAACCATTGATTTGAAACCTCTGCTGTTTTACTGAAggattatgatgatgatgatgatgatgattctactATTTACATCAATATTACTTCTTCCTACTTCCTACTACTCCTCATGAACATGACTTTATCAAACCCAAGTTGTAAAGTACCTTCTCCGATCTCGACCGAAACAGGTTTCCCAATGAGAATCCCGACCCCTCCTGCGTTGGATACTTCGACTGTCGTTCCTCGTCCTTCACATGGAGTATTGTTAGTCCAATGGCTTCTCGTACTGCCTTGATCGTGTCGCTCCTTACTGAGTTTCCTGATGCATCAGTCACGTAGAAAACATTCACTGCCTGACTTCCTCTCGTGGTAACCTCAGCTCGAGTGACAGAAAGACCGTTCTCTCTAAATATTCTCGTTACGTCGCTTAAAAGCCCGACTCTGTCTTCACTACAAAGCTCGAGTTTTATACCCTATAGTACAAATAACAAAGTTGTATAAAACCAGTCAAAAGTAATGTGATAAGAGTTAACTAACTA is part of the Cucurbita pepo subsp. pepo cultivar mu-cu-16 chromosome LG03, ASM280686v2, whole genome shotgun sequence genome and encodes:
- the LOC111790188 gene encoding BAG family molecular chaperone regulator 6-like isoform X1, with the protein product MESPFFRNHWNYYPQRPLYVPSMMEIPVHRRTVPVVPKVVSIPVRFVESRKSRSDSATKIQTVFRGFLVRKSVKKVVAIEREVNEIQRRLANEETVDLIRKDGKERIRFGEMLMSLLFRLDSVKGVDIGIRNFRKAVIKKAIALQEKVDSIAAVDEATHVVHETLDAATAKCDSEAVDRSSGMDISGAREISAEETPDLKDRIPELEDESCTAKMANSEPVDGCDDDRAEIESVESADDCNERGNVDEVALTPCYIEKEGAIIEESTACSMESNADLEAPVPDDDIPKPQVSEQGKNSPGKDEVPAEVDNDMMHREVEAAGEYAEMSDAESQTDSSNNPPNLDNGVAEYGAVDQREGSGNEEEPVDEEEEEDSRVKGGEEHGESRELLEKMMVDNKRMMEMMAQLFEKNEMQSRLLSSLSHRVEQLEKALVLEMLRKKKRRNSTDCSQKCPKTKKND
- the LOC111790188 gene encoding BAG family molecular chaperone regulator 6-like isoform X2, whose protein sequence is MMEIPVHRRTVPVVPKVVSIPVRFVESRKSRSDSATKIQTVFRGFLVRKSVKKVVAIEREVNEIQRRLANEETVDLIRKDGKERIRFGEMLMSLLFRLDSVKGVDIGIRNFRKAVIKKAIALQEKVDSIAAVDEATHVVHETLDAATAKCDSEAVDRSSGMDISGAREISAEETPDLKDRIPELEDESCTAKMANSEPVDGCDDDRAEIESVESADDCNERGNVDEVALTPCYIEKEGAIIEESTACSMESNADLEAPVPDDDIPKPQVSEQGKNSPGKDEVPAEVDNDMMHREVEAAGEYAEMSDAESQTDSSNNPPNLDNGVAEYGAVDQREGSGNEEEPVDEEEEEDSRVKGGEEHGESRELLEKMMVDNKRMMEMMAQLFEKNEMQSRLLSSLSHRVEQLEKALVLEMLRKKKRRNSTDCSQKCPKTKKNGK
- the LOC111790190 gene encoding uncharacterized protein LOC111790190; translation: MLMSLLLRLDSVKGVDFGIRNFRKAVIKKAIALQEKVDSIAAVDEATDIVHETLQAAPAKCDSEAVDRSSGMDISGAREVGVEETPDLKDRIPELEDESCTAKMENSEPADGCDDDRTEIESVESADDCNEDGNVDEVALTPRYTEKEGAIIEESTACSMESNAGLEAPDADDDTPKPQGSEQGKNSPGKDEVPAEVDSDMMHREVEAAEEYAEMSEAESQTDTCNNPPNFDNGVSEYGAVDQRVGSGNEEEPVEEEEEEEEDSRMKGREEHGESRELLEKMMVDNKRMMEMMTQLFEKNEMQSRLLSSLSHRVDQLEKALVYEMLRKKKRRNSIDCSEKCPKTKKSGK
- the LOC111790189 gene encoding uncharacterized protein LOC111790189; translated protein: MAVGVAMAARLKLVSLPSSLRSHRSSLSPSSSRNSSAAPTISASQFTTTTTTTTSSNPNFKLNMPCSSSSSPSSSATDGKVIDSHLHVWASPQEAAAKYPYFPGQEPTLTGHLDFLLQSMEEAGVDGALIVQPINHKFDHSYVTSVINKYPNKFVGCCLANPAEDGSGIQLLEHLVTKDGYSAVRFNPYLWPSGQKMTNEVGKALFSTAGKLGIPVGFMCMKGLSLHVEEIKELCTEFPSTNVLLDHLGFCKPPENEEDSLAISQLLELASFPQIYVKFSALFRVSRRPFPYQDLSHLLSQIVSSFGANRIMWGSDFPFVVLECGYKGAIDAVSVLANEISLSSTELEWIKGKTVAHLFQNRWIS